Genomic DNA from Candidatus Koribacter versatilis Ellin345:
AGCGTCGGCGGAGAAGAAGCAGAAGTAACAGCTAGCATTCGTGCGGGATAGTGGTCTTTCGACTCCGTCGCTTCGCGACTTCGCTCAGGATGACAGACAAATTAGGAAGGGTGCTGTCGGTATCAATCGACAACACCCTTTTTGTTTTGCTCGTGCGCGCGTGCTTACTGCGCTTTATTGCCTCCGGCGGCGGAGCCTGCTGACATGGGTTCGGCGTCGCTGGTCCAGAGCTCGATGGGGCCTAACTTCAACTCTTGCAGACCGGATTCGATCTTTGCTTTGTCGCCGATGGTGACGAGAAGGAGCTTATCGGGCTGGACGTATTGCTTCGCGACACGCGACGTATCTTCCGCAGTGACGGCTTCGATCTTGCCTTCGATCTGGCGGTAGTAGTCCAGCGGGAGGCTGTAGGTCCAGATGTTGCCGACACCGGCAGCCACCGCGGCACGGGTTTCGAAGTCGCCGGGCAGCGAACGGATGACGCTGTCCTTCGACATCTTCAACTCATCGGCCGTGAGCGGACGAGTGCGGATGCCGTCGAGTTCGGCGAAGAGTTCACGCGCGGCGGGGGCGGTGACATCAGTACGGACCTGGGAGCCGGCGAAGAACGGGCCAGCGCCGCGACGCCACGAGAACGCCGAGAAGGCACCGTAGGTGAAGCCGTTCTTTTCGCGCAGGTTCATGTTGATGCGCGACGAGAACAGGCCGCCAAGCATGGTGTTCATCACGGTAATTGCGGGATAGTCGGGATTGCTGCGCGGAACACCAACGCCGTAGGCGAGGATGACCGACTGCGGCGCGCCGGGCTGATCGACGAGGACGATCTTGCGCGATTGCGCGGTGACCGTCTTTGGGGGCTCGGTTGCGCTTCCCTTCGCCGTCCATGCGCCGAAGTATTTCTTCGCGAGCTCGCGCGCTTTCGCTTCGGTAATGTCGCCGGAGAAGATGAGCGCCGAGTTCGCGGGGGTGTAGTGCGACTTCCAGAAGTTCGTTAGGTCGTCGCTGGTGGTGGACTTCAACGACTCGGGAGTGCCGAGTTCGATTTCGCCGTACGGACTCTGGGTACCGAACTCGGCGCGATTGCCAACGCGAATTGCGAGTTGGAAGGGATCGTCGCGGAGTTGGATGAGCCCGGTCTGGCGCTCCTTGCGAATGCGATCGGTTTCCTTAGCGTCGAACTTGGGATGCAGCACGACGTCAGAGAGAAGGTCAATCGCGGGGTCGGTGTTGTTGCTGAGCACACTCATGGAGACGGCAGCGTTATCGAATGTTGCGCCGGTGTTGAGCGTGGCGCCGAGCTTATCGGTCTCATCGGCGATCTGCGGCGCCGTGCGATTGGCGGTGCCTTCGGTGAGCATGGCGGCGGTGAAGCCTGCGACACCGGACTTCTCATGGGTATTCGCGTCGGAGCCGCCAAGCGACATCACGCGCATAGCTAGCAGCGGCAGCGAGTGGTCGGGCACGAGGTAAACCTTCAGGCCGTTGTCGAGCTTGAACTCGGCAGGCACTGGCAGTTGCAGCTTGGGCAGTGGCCCGGCCTTGGGCGCGGTGGCGCGCCACGCCTGCGCCTTGTCGAACTCCGCGGTGTACTCGGGCTCGACCTTCACATCGGCGTCAGTGTTCTCGGGGCTGCGGGGAACGTCGTCCACAACTTTTTTGCCCGGCGTGCAGAACATCGTGACCCGCTGGTTTTGCTGCAGGGTGGACTTCGCGGTCGCGAGCAGCGACTCGGGAGTCACGGCGTCATAACGCGCGATGTCTTTGGGCAGGTAGCCGGGATCGCCGACGTACTGGTTGTAGTAGTTCAGCATGTCAGCGACGCCGCCGAAGCCGCCAAGACGCTCGAGGTTGCGGATCTTGCGGGCTTCGATCGTGGTGCGAGCGCGATCAAGTTCGGCTTGCGTTGCGCCATTGGCGAGGAAGTCAGCCATCACGTCGTTCGTGGCTTTCTCGATCTGCTCAGGCGTGACATTGGGCTTGGCGGTGATTTCGCAGCCCATCGGCGAACCGAGGGCGAGCGATTCCTGGAAGCAAGTGGCGTCCTGCGCGATTTGCTGTTCGTAAACGAGCTTGCGATAGAGGCGGCTCGATTTGCCGCCGCCAAGGATCTGGTTGGCGAGAATCATTTCCGCGTCGCCGGGCGCGAAGGCTGCGGGCGCGAGCCATCCGAGCAGAACCTTTGGAAGCTGTACCTGGTCGGTTACGTTGAGGCGCTTTTCCTGCGTGATCGGCGGCGTCTTGATGTTGACGGCTTCTACCGGCGGGCCTTGCGGGATGGGGCCAAAGTATTTTTCGACGAGCGCTTTCGCCGCGGGCTTGCTGATGTCGCCGGTGATGACCAGGGTGGCGTTGTTGGGCGTGTAGTACTGCTTGAAGAACTCGCGGACGTCGTTGAGGCGCGCGGCTTCTACATCGGCATGCGAGCCAATTACGGAAGCGTAGTAGGGATGGCCCTTGGGATAGAGCTCGTGGAACATCAGCTCTTCGGCAATGCCGTAAGGCTGGCCTTCCACGCTCTGACGCCGTTCGTTGCGGACCACGTCGCGCTGGTTGGCGAGCTTGGTGCGATCGAGGGTGTCGAGCAGGAAGCCCATACGGTCACTTTCGAGCCAGAGCGCAAGTTCTAGCTGGTTCGCGGGCAGCGTCTCGAAGTAATTGGTGCGGTCGAAATCGGTAGTGCCGTTGATGTCGCTGGCGCCGGCAGCTTCGAGGTACTTGAAGTGCGCCTTCTCACCGACGTGCTTGGAGCCCTCGAACATCATGTGTTCGAAGAGGTGCGCGAATCCGGTGCGGCCTTCCTTCTCCTTCACCGGGCCGACGTGATACCAGAGATCCACGCCAACCAGCGGCAGGCGATGGTCTTCG
This window encodes:
- a CDS encoding M16 family metallopeptidase yields the protein MTSFRRLFAILLLAAPLLAQSKLNVPTIAYEQYKLPNGLQVLMVEDHRLPLVGVDLWYHVGPVKEKEGRTGFAHLFEHMMFEGSKHVGEKAHFKYLEAAGASDINGTTDFDRTNYFETLPANQLELALWLESDRMGFLLDTLDRTKLANQRDVVRNERRQSVEGQPYGIAEELMFHELYPKGHPYYASVIGSHADVEAARLNDVREFFKQYYTPNNATLVITGDISKPAAKALVEKYFGPIPQGPPVEAVNIKTPPITQEKRLNVTDQVQLPKVLLGWLAPAAFAPGDAEMILANQILGGGKSSRLYRKLVYEQQIAQDATCFQESLALGSPMGCEITAKPNVTPEQIEKATNDVMADFLANGATQAELDRARTTIEARKIRNLERLGGFGGVADMLNYYNQYVGDPGYLPKDIARYDAVTPESLLATAKSTLQQNQRVTMFCTPGKKVVDDVPRSPENTDADVKVEPEYTAEFDKAQAWRATAPKAGPLPKLQLPVPAEFKLDNGLKVYLVPDHSLPLLAMRVMSLGGSDANTHEKSGVAGFTAAMLTEGTANRTAPQIADETDKLGATLNTGATFDNAAVSMSVLSNNTDPAIDLLSDVVLHPKFDAKETDRIRKERQTGLIQLRDDPFQLAIRVGNRAEFGTQSPYGEIELGTPESLKSTTSDDLTNFWKSHYTPANSALIFSGDITEAKARELAKKYFGAWTAKGSATEPPKTVTAQSRKIVLVDQPGAPQSVILAYGVGVPRSNPDYPAITVMNTMLGGLFSSRINMNLREKNGFTYGAFSAFSWRRGAGPFFAGSQVRTDVTAPAARELFAELDGIRTRPLTADELKMSKDSVIRSLPGDFETRAAVAAGVGNIWTYSLPLDYYRQIEGKIEAVTAEDTSRVAKQYVQPDKLLLVTIGDKAKIESGLQELKLGPIELWTSDAEPMSAGSAAGGNKAQ